One Desulfobulbus oligotrophicus DNA segment encodes these proteins:
- the cas5c gene encoding type I-C CRISPR-associated protein Cas5c: MDSEKKLSHPFRLKVWGQNACFTRPEMKVERVSYDVMTPSAARGVLEAVLWKPAIRWLVERIDVLQPIRWESVRRNEVGSLMSPRSDGLFIEEKRQQRAGMFLREVAYTIHARFTLTDRAGSEDTITKFQEMFLRRAEKGQCFHRPYLGCREFSADFKLIRLEEPLPQPVSVSCDLGWMLYDICHDNRADKDHVHSCTDRCRPSFFRAQLQEGMLLVPHPDSQEVKS, from the coding sequence AGCCATCCGTTCCGCCTCAAAGTATGGGGTCAAAACGCCTGTTTCACCCGCCCTGAGATGAAGGTGGAACGCGTTTCGTATGATGTGATGACTCCTTCTGCGGCACGAGGCGTGTTAGAGGCCGTTTTATGGAAACCGGCAATTCGCTGGCTGGTGGAGCGTATTGATGTTTTGCAGCCTATTCGGTGGGAGTCCGTTCGCCGAAATGAAGTGGGCAGCCTTATGTCACCACGTTCCGATGGTCTGTTCATTGAGGAAAAACGCCAGCAACGCGCCGGGATGTTTCTGCGTGAGGTTGCCTATACTATCCATGCTCGTTTTACTTTAACAGATAGGGCCGGTTCGGAAGACACTATCACGAAATTTCAGGAAATGTTTCTGCGGCGGGCAGAAAAAGGTCAATGTTTTCATCGCCCTTACCTTGGCTGTCGAGAGTTTTCCGCTGATTTCAAGCTCATACGCTTAGAGGAGCCATTACCTCAACCGGTTTCAGTGAGCTGTGATCTCGGGTGGATGCTGTACGATATCTGCCATGACAACCGCGCCGACAAGGATCATGTCCACTCATGTACTGACAGGTGCCGACCCTCTTTTTTCCGGGCGCAGTTACAAGAGGGGATGCTGTTGGTTCCGCATCCAGATAGTCAGGAGGTCAAATCATGA